A genomic window from Enterobacter sp. R4-368 includes:
- a CDS encoding AAA family ATPase: protein MVITKLIIEGFKGFKDRFCIDFNESVNIIVGDNEAGKSTILEAINMGLTGLYAGKPVKNNISQYLFNYQMVNEYIDSLSTAEKLPPPALFVELHFQKTPDTAFLEGDGNCLKSSSVGVVFKINFNEDYNAAYEALLNAGDIKTLPIEYYDIEWKSFSRESLLSRSIPLKSAFIDSSSARGNNGSDVYIGRIIKDLLTDDEVISVSQSHRKMKETFISDKSIETINKKIISASKITTKSVTISVELSTQKAWESSLITCLDDIPFNYIGKGEQSIVKTNLALSHNKAKESNVILIEEPENNLSHTKLNLLIKTIKDNCEGKQIIITTHSSFVANKLGLGDLIFLSNRKTTKLASLTSSTKEFFEKIAGYDTLRMVLCKKAILVEGDSDELVVQKAYMDANQGRLPVEDGIEVISVGISFLRFLEIATIIGKPACVITDNDGDIDAIQKKYNVYIGANKKAHIDICFDPIVDAGVLMVGSKKYNYNTLEPKLLKVNGRQNINTILGTEYTSDDELRIYMRANKTDCALKIFNYKNTQALSMQYPQYILDAIK from the coding sequence ATGGTTATCACAAAGTTGATTATTGAGGGTTTTAAAGGCTTCAAAGACAGATTTTGCATTGATTTCAACGAGTCAGTGAACATTATCGTTGGCGACAATGAAGCGGGGAAAAGTACTATCCTTGAAGCGATTAATATGGGTTTGACTGGTTTATATGCAGGGAAACCCGTTAAGAACAATATTAGTCAATATCTATTTAATTATCAGATGGTTAATGAGTATATTGATAGTCTTTCCACCGCAGAAAAGCTGCCACCGCCAGCGCTATTCGTTGAGCTCCACTTCCAAAAAACTCCTGACACTGCTTTCCTCGAGGGAGATGGTAATTGCCTGAAATCATCCTCAGTGGGTGTTGTATTCAAAATCAATTTTAACGAGGACTATAATGCTGCCTATGAGGCACTCTTGAACGCAGGGGATATCAAAACTTTGCCTATCGAGTATTACGATATTGAGTGGAAAAGCTTCAGCAGGGAATCACTTTTATCACGTAGCATTCCCCTTAAGTCAGCATTTATCGACTCATCCTCGGCCAGAGGGAATAATGGGTCTGATGTCTATATTGGAAGAATAATCAAGGATTTATTGACTGACGATGAGGTCATTAGTGTTTCTCAGTCGCACCGTAAGATGAAAGAAACATTTATATCAGACAAGTCTATCGAGACCATCAATAAGAAAATTATTAGTGCAAGTAAGATTACCACTAAAAGCGTTACTATCTCTGTTGAACTCTCCACTCAGAAAGCTTGGGAATCAAGTCTTATTACATGTCTAGATGATATTCCGTTTAACTACATTGGAAAGGGCGAGCAAAGCATTGTGAAGACCAATTTGGCGCTTTCGCACAATAAAGCGAAAGAGTCGAATGTTATTCTAATTGAAGAGCCTGAAAATAATTTGTCTCACACAAAGCTTAATTTGCTCATCAAGACCATCAAAGACAATTGTGAAGGTAAACAGATCATCATTACTACTCACAGTAGTTTCGTTGCGAACAAGCTCGGTCTAGGCGATCTGATTTTTCTCTCAAACCGTAAAACTACTAAGCTGGCTTCGTTAACATCAAGTACGAAGGAATTTTTCGAAAAGATTGCGGGCTACGACACACTTAGAATGGTTCTGTGTAAGAAAGCGATTTTGGTTGAAGGCGATTCGGACGAGCTGGTAGTTCAGAAGGCCTATATGGATGCTAACCAAGGACGACTGCCAGTCGAGGATGGGATAGAAGTAATTTCAGTGGGAATTTCGTTTTTAAGATTCCTAGAAATAGCGACGATTATCGGCAAACCCGCCTGCGTCATAACGGACAATGATGGCGATATCGACGCAATCCAGAAAAAATACAACGTCTATATTGGTGCGAACAAAAAAGCGCATATAGATATCTGTTTTGATCCGATTGTTGATGCTGGGGTGTTGATGGTAGGTTCAAAAAAATACAATTATAATACTCTTGAGCCGAAATTACTGAAGGTTAATGGTAGACAAAATATTAATACCATTTTGGGGACCGAATATACTTCCGATGATGAATTGCGTATTTACATGCGTGCAAATAAAACAGATTGTGCATTAAAAATATTTAACTATAAAAATACACAAGCTCTCAGCATGCAGTATCCGCAGTATATTCTGGATGCGATCAAATGA